The window tgaatggattctctccagtgtggattctcatatgactgAAAGACTGATtttatgggaaaatgctttcccacattccctTGCACAGATGGTTCTCGCCAGTGTGGAATTCTCATATGAATTGAGTTTGAATTtctggaaaatgctttcccacattccttgcacaggAATGGATTTTCTCCAGTGTGCAATCTCATATGAAATGTAAGATGTGATTtccgggaaaatgctttcccacattccttgcacatgaatggattctctccagtgtggattctcatatgaagtgTGAGTTTTGATTtccgggaaaatgctttcccacattccttgcacaggaatggtttctctccagtgtggattctcatatgaactgTAAGACCTGATTtccgggaaaatgctttcccacattccttgcacaggaatggtttctctccagtgtggattctcatatgaactgTAAGAtctgatttctgggaaaatgctttcccacattccttgcacaggaatggtttctctccagtgtggattctcatatgaactgTAAGAtctgatttctgggaaaatgctttcccacattccttgcacatgaatggattctctccagtgtggattctcatatggactataagattttttttccaggaaaatgctttcccacagtcattgcatatgaatttctctctggtaggatttgtgatatcccttgtaaaattaattttcttgtaaaatgcTTTTTCACAGTCAGTTGATTTGAAAGGCTTCTCTCCATTGTGACTaatctttctttcttgttttacttcctttttgcaagtttgtGGTTGTTTTTCATTCACTATTGAATTCATTTCGTTTGAATATTCGATCATCTTCATTAGACTCAcagaattcctctggttctactttgatgtccatcaatggatccagaaacaaaaagtctccatcactggttccactaaaggcagccaagttgctgttttcttgatttatggaaggtagtgataatgcaccttcagtttcacttttcaaaggaaattctaaagaatgttctggattcattttagccttatgtcctgtcctgttctgtaatgacaatgtgttcaattcacaactcTTAACCCAcaattgtttacaaataattactgaataaatctgttaaaaatTAAGTACAATATCTTGAAAGACTACAACCAGATGTCACTGCTGATGTATGAAtctaatattcaaaacaaattttacttgttgtttaaatttgttaaatatgCATACAATAATTCACTGTTGTCTCATACACTTTAAGAGTTGCTATTGGTAATGTTCCATGTAGTACCATTAAACAACATACATTTCCCAAAATCCTGATGCTAATCAAAACTGTCGAAGGAAGGAAGGttcttctgagggagaatctgaaatcaaagaATGCAACACAGAGTTAGGAAACATAATGCCAGAACCTGAAGCAGCAAATTAATAATTCAAATTCAATTCAGATTCCCATAAAGGTCTCAGGCCGATTAACAAAGCGTGCATTTGATAGTTCTATCCAAACATGAATACAATCCTACCAAACATTGTCCAGACACAGCATCAAAACATTCCTGAGGCAACAATACAACAATAgattaacagttaatattgatGCCCACCACCTCTCTTCTGTAAACCTTCTTAGCTTGACATTACAATACAAATTACTTATGAACATATCTTATTAACAAATCAGAAGCCAAGAATAGAAAATGCAAGATATCAGCATGACAGTTTTGTGGGGTAACAGCAGGAAGGGTACAGTACACAGcaaatgcttaattatatgtGACCCAGCTATACAAAACACCATATTATCCACAGATGTGgtagatattaataaaaaaaatagtaagggtcaattgagtagtaatttgaagagagatgaaagttttcaaattaGTTCTACTGATTGTTATTGTGGATACAATACAAGAGTAGCTATTATGACCAGCAACACTGATGACAGTCTTGGAAGGTATGTGCTGCTACATTTcttcaaatatgacatttttttcagaGCTTTACGAACCGGAGCTTTTTATGAGGGAGTATCTTTCAGTGCATGTTGGAAATGGGTTAACTGGTTGTTAAGAAGAGTGAGTAGGGATAAACCTatagtgttttgttttattgtcagCCCCTCTCTGCCTTTGCTAGAGAGAGGGGATGGACATGCATCTATTAATCTACAGACTTCTAGATTATAGACAGGGTACAGTACTTAGTtatgtagctcacctgcatcgcaCGCCCATTCAGCATGTGACGATTCGCTAACCTTCCCTCTGCCCTGCAGGCAAGGAGGGgtataaaaagagaaagggaggaggCCAGTCACTCACACTCTCTTTGTAACTAAGAACACCTTAGGCGAGATGCTACCTGTCCCTCTAGGGGAGCTGGGTGAGCTACGCAATTTGTTAAGTAGCCACCACaggaaggaaaaggtgtccatggACCCATGGGCaacatcccaaaggtagaaggatgtGAATGTGGTATTTCATGAACACACTCCCACCCTTAGTACTATTGGAACCGACAGGTTCTTCCAGAATGCTAGGGATTGACCAATGCCCCAAACCTTCTAAACTCTTACTCAGAAAGTACTCCTATCTACCTCATCAGAAGTACTGTGCACTCCCTTGATTTTCTCACAAATCCAGAAAGAGACTattttcttggacacctcttccttggtCGAGCAAGTACAAACAAAGATTCGTCGACATTGAGGACGGAGATGTTGAAACCTCTCTAGAAAGCACCACAACACTCGAACTGGACACAGTAGCATATTCGCTTGATCACTATCAGCAAAGTCCTCTAAGAAGGGGATAAAAAAGAACTCTAATcaatggattctgagtcttcgttatgaattctgggacaaactagaGTGTGACAGATCCTCATCCCTTCaagtgtttaacattgaaggaacgTCCATGATGTTCACCAGTtctctttgccaatgccagggTAAGCAAGAACACAATTTtgaaggtcagatccctgtctgatgaatCTTGTAAAGGCTAGGGTACACAAGTCAGGCTCCGTAAAACAAGAGCCACATCCCACTCCGGGGGACTGAATTCCCTGGGAAGGCTAAACTGTTTGAAGATTCTCAACAGCATGGAGATCTCCACAAGGAAGAGATATCCACACCCTTTAAGCAAAGGATTAGTCCAAGGGCAGCTCTGTAGCTCCCGACAGCTGTGACGAAGAGAAACTTCTCTCAGTGAAGAAAGACAAGAaagtctgctacctgctgaagaggagATCCGACCAGAGAGATACCCCAtcaatgacaccaatcacagaagaTGACCCTTTTCCCCTAGTACACAGCCGCTGAAGATTTACAAAGGTATCCAGAAATCTTGGTTGTTGTGTGAGGAGAAAAAACCTCTTGCTCACAGGAGATGGTGgatagtctccaggcatgaagtgACAGTTCTCTCACAGCCTGGCGATACCTCTCTATGAGCGGCTAgtacagcaggttgtgccaagggggaatctctcttgttACCCAAGAAAGTTGAGCTagcaggatcatcctgagatttgggGTGATCATGACCCTGTTGATCACCCAATGaatcagacaaaatggaggaaaaacataGGCCTTGGAGATggtcccatgggtgttggaaaGCCTCTCCTATTGCTGCCCCTGGGTCCAGCACAAAAGAACAGAACACCAGGAGCTTTCCATTGTGCcaggttgcaaagaggtctatagCTAATAAGCCCCCAAAATCGAACAATCTTTCTACAATGTCTTGTGGGCAGGGACCATTCTGACCCTATCTCTGAACCCTGGCAACTAAGCTCGTCTGCCGCTCTGTTCTGGTTCCCCAGGATTTACCTGGCTGACAGATCTACTGAGTGTGCTACCGCCCACACGTGAACCTGCACCACCAACATGTGGAGCTGAAGGGAAAGCAATTCACCTGCTTGTTAACCTATGCCAACACTGTGcagttgtattttttatataaacaccATGGAGTTCCCCATCACTGGATCCTGAACTTCTTGTGCAGCCAAAAATACCACCTTGAGATCCAgaatattgatgtgaaggtgtaCGAAGGTCTGGTTCCACACACCTGAaatcagcaactcttccaggtgtgcattctctctctctgttgatgtaTCCAAAAACAGAAGCATCACAGGATTTCGAGTGCCTAATGGCACTACTATTACAACATTCCTGTCATCTAACCACCAAAATAAGTCCTTCCTTACTTGGGAAAGGAATCAGGAAGAATGGGGAGTCCCTAATGggagaccaaaactccttcattctcCACTGAACAGAACAAAGGTGAAGCTGTtcatgagggactagcttctgCAAGGATAACAGGTGACCGAGAATGACTTGCCACTGCCGAGCTGGTTCTTCCTATTGAGACAGGAATAACTGCATTGCCTCTCTGAACTTGCTAATATGTGAGTCTGAGGGGTAGTCTCTTGCTGCTACCGCATCTGTCAGCATGGCCAAATATGAGATACTTTACCCTCTACTTGGGTGTAAGATCAGACTTCTCAAATTGATTGCTACAAAAAGGTCCTGACAAAACACAAGAAGTCATTCTATCTCCAGGAGCAACTATGACCAAGATTTTGCCAGGACTAGCTAATCATTGAGATACCTCAGAAGGTGTACCACAGGTGAAATGGCCCATGGCCCAAACTGAACAAGGACAAACAAGCGGCAAGAGGTTTGGAGCCCAAAACAAAGTGCTCTGAACCAAAGATTAAGTGGAGGTACTTGCaagaggactggtggatgggtatttgaaaatatgcatccttgaggtatagacctagagaaagcatatgctAAAATCTCAAGAAAAGTGCTGTTTTGGTgtctgaggaagaggaaagtcccatAAAAGTTGGTTAGCCTGGTCAAGATGATATATCGAAGAAcaagcacaaaagtgataacagcagttgagGAAACAGGAAACTTTggagttagtgttggattacacaagggtcagcattaagcccatttttgtttgtgctggtaaTGGGTGTGTTAAGTGaaaagatcaggaatgaagagctgtgggagttgttgtatgctgatgatctggtgattattgCCAAAACTAtggaagacctacagagaagggttggagagtggcaggagtcttaaGAGATGGGTactttaaaggtgaatgtgaatgaaacagaggttttggtgagcagtagggaagacagATGCAGTACagtaatacaaggaagaagaggtttgattataaaacaggtggaaaagtttaaatacttaggatctacattaagccaagagggaggatgtgaggctgaagttgacagtaagaTAAAAGCTGCAAGGGATGGGGGGAGAGGTAACTGAAGTAGtatatgataagaaaatgccaaccaagctaaaagtcaagatctatagcacagtgggaagaccagtgttaatgtatggagcagaaacttgggctctaagaagaaaacagggagtaaagcttgagagaacagagataagaatgctgaggtggattacaggaatatcgctgcatgagagattggaaaatgacgaagtaagaagaagggcaggcttagtaaagattacagaggtgataagagagtcatgattgagatggtacaggccatgtgttgaggatgaatgacgaggagggagtaaaG is drawn from Macrobrachium nipponense isolate FS-2020 chromosome 47, ASM1510439v2, whole genome shotgun sequence and contains these coding sequences:
- the LOC135204527 gene encoding zinc finger protein 239-like, whose translation is MKMIEYSNEMNSIVNEKQPQTCKKEVKQERKISHNGEKPFKSTDCEKAFYKKINFTRDITNPTREKFICNDCGKAFSWKKNLIVHMRIHTGENPFMCKECGKAFSQKSDLTVHMRIHTGEKPFLCKECGKAFSQKSDLTVHMRIHTGEKPFLCKECGKAFSRKSGLTVHMRIHTGEKPFLCKECGKAFSRKSKLTLHMRIHTGENPFMCKECGKAFSRKSHLTFHMRLHTGENPFLCKECGKAFSRNSNSIHMRIPHWREPSVQGNVGKHFPIKSVFQSYENPHWRESIHVQGMWESILSEIRSYSSYENPHWRESIPVATECGKACSKKPHLQVI